One window from the genome of Anopheles merus strain MAF chromosome 3R, AmerM5.1, whole genome shotgun sequence encodes:
- the LOC121596650 gene encoding zwei Ig domain protein zig-8-like isoform X2 — protein sequence MRQLAVVMIILNINYGRLHCSYTMDIDEPHTYTPPKHYYQTSSFDDNEINDDGTAKSPLDRGPYFDISASRNVTALVGNTAYLNCRVRNLGNRTVSWIRHRDLHLLTVGKATYTSDQRYQSVHNPQLDDWSLKVLYPQQRDSGVYECQISTTPPVGYSMTLSVVEPVTSIVGGPDLYIDTGSTVNLTCIVQYLPEPPPLIQWTHNGMEINYDSPRGGVSVITEKGDITTSYLLIQRARSTDSGKYTCLPSMANPTTVHVHVLNGEHPAAIQHGRQIRSNCLLLTLLFLLLMAISPGHPGWYRTGNR from the exons GTCGCCTTCACTGCTCTTACACCATGGACATCGACGAGCCGCACACGTACACCCCACCGAAGCACTACTACCAGACGTCCTCCTTCGACGACAACGAAATCAACGACGACGGTACGGCGAAAAGTCCGCTCGATCGCGGCCCTTACTTTGACATTTCGGCCTCCCGGAACGTAACCGCGCTGGTGGGCAACACGGCCTATCTCAACTGTCGCGTCCGGAATCTGGGCAATCGGACG GTTTCGTGGATCCGGCATCGGGATTTGCATCTGCTGACGGTCGGCAAGGCAACGTACACCTCGGACCAGCGCTACCAGAGCGTGCACAATCCCCAGCTGGACGACTGGTCGCTGAAG GTGCTCTACCCGCAGCAGCGTGATTCCGGTGTGTACGAGTGTCAAATCTCCACGACACCGCCCGTCGGCTACTCGATGACACTCTCCGTCGTTG AGCCCGTCACATCGATAGTTGGAGGACCGGACCTATACATCGACACCGGTTCGACCGTTAATCTGACCTGCATCGTACAGTATCTGCCCGAGCCGCCACCGCTGATCCAGTGGACGCACAACGGCATG GAAATTAATTACGATTCGCCACGGGGCGGCGTGTCGGTGATAACGGAGAAGGGCGACATAACGACCTCCTATCTGCTGATCCAGCGGGCGCGCAGCACCGACTCGGGCAAGTACACGTGCCTGCCATCGATGGCCAATCCTACCACCGTGCACGTGCACGTGCTGAATG GCGAACATCCGGCAGCGATACAGCACGGGCGGCAGATCCGCAGCAACTGTCTGCTGCTGACGCTActcttcctgctgctgatggcGATATCACCCGGCCATCCGGGGTGGTACCGGACCGGCAATCGATAA
- the LOC121596650 gene encoding zwei Ig domain protein zig-8-like isoform X1 codes for MRQLAVVMIILNINYGRLHCSYTMDIDEPHTYTPPKHYYQTSSFDDNEINDDGTAKSPLDRGPYFDISASRNVTALVGNTAYLNCRVRNLGNRTVSWIRHRDLHLLTVGKATYTSDQRYQSVHNPQLDDWSLKVLYPQQRDSGVYECQISTTPPVGYSMTLSVVEPVTSIVGGPDLYIDTGSTVNLTCIVQYLPEPPPLIQWTHNGMEINYDSPRGGVSVITEKGDITTSYLLIQRARSTDSGKYTCLPSMANPTTVHVHVLNGNGCTSCITLHSSLSSSSLASSAGEHPAAIQHGRQIRSNCLLLTLLFLLLMAISPGHPGWYRTGNR; via the exons GTCGCCTTCACTGCTCTTACACCATGGACATCGACGAGCCGCACACGTACACCCCACCGAAGCACTACTACCAGACGTCCTCCTTCGACGACAACGAAATCAACGACGACGGTACGGCGAAAAGTCCGCTCGATCGCGGCCCTTACTTTGACATTTCGGCCTCCCGGAACGTAACCGCGCTGGTGGGCAACACGGCCTATCTCAACTGTCGCGTCCGGAATCTGGGCAATCGGACG GTTTCGTGGATCCGGCATCGGGATTTGCATCTGCTGACGGTCGGCAAGGCAACGTACACCTCGGACCAGCGCTACCAGAGCGTGCACAATCCCCAGCTGGACGACTGGTCGCTGAAG GTGCTCTACCCGCAGCAGCGTGATTCCGGTGTGTACGAGTGTCAAATCTCCACGACACCGCCCGTCGGCTACTCGATGACACTCTCCGTCGTTG AGCCCGTCACATCGATAGTTGGAGGACCGGACCTATACATCGACACCGGTTCGACCGTTAATCTGACCTGCATCGTACAGTATCTGCCCGAGCCGCCACCGCTGATCCAGTGGACGCACAACGGCATG GAAATTAATTACGATTCGCCACGGGGCGGCGTGTCGGTGATAACGGAGAAGGGCGACATAACGACCTCCTATCTGCTGATCCAGCGGGCGCGCAGCACCGACTCGGGCAAGTACACGTGCCTGCCATCGATGGCCAATCCTACCACCGTGCACGTGCACGTGCTGAATG GCAACGGTTGCACCTCCTGCATCACGCTCCACTCGTCGCTGTCGTCCTCGTCGCTCGCCTCGTCCGCAGGCGAACATCCGGCAGCGATACAGCACGGGCGGCAGATCCGCAGCAACTGTCTGCTGCTGACGCTActcttcctgctgctgatggcGATATCACCCGGCCATCCGGGGTGGTACCGGACCGGCAATCGATAA